TTGGAAAATGCTGGGCATCAAGGAGCCGGCGGCGCCGACGATCTGAGGCGTGGGGTTCAGATGTGGCGGATCACCGCCTCGCGGGCGAAACGGGCCTTGGGCATGCTGGCGTAGCGGTCGTCCTCCGCGCGGTATCCCGCCGCGCAGGCGACAACGGTTGCGTAGTCGGTTTCCTCCAGGCCCAGCACCCGGTCATATCCCGCCGGATTGATCCCTTCCAGCGGACAGGTGTCGATGCCGAGGACGGCGGCCGCGGCCATGAACTGGCCCAGGGCGATGTAGATCTGCCGGGTGTTCCACGCCCGCCGCTGGTCGTCATCCATCGGTGCGACGAAGCCGGAGATGATCGACTGGAGCGGTGCGAGGACCTCCAGCGGGGTGGACTGGACTTCCGCCAGCCGGGCGACCCAGCGGCTGATGTCCTCCTCGCCCAGATTCTTCTTCACCGTGAACACCACCAGATGGGAGGCGTCCGTCAACTGGGCCTGACCCCAGGATTCGGTGCGCAGGGCCGCGCGGATCTCAGGATTGCCGATGACGAGGAACTGCCACGGCTGGAGCCCGAAGGAGGATGGAGTGAGCGAAAGTGAATGCTCCAGCGTCTCCCAGATCTCCTCCGGAATGCGGCGGGTGGGATCGAACTTTTTCGTGGCATAGCGCCACTTCAGCGCGTCGAGGAGCGGAGTCTGGGATGGGGTCACGCCCGGATTATTCCGCATCAAGGGTGAAAGGCAAGGAGGCCGACGGCAAATCGCGCAGAGTGAGGCTGAACATGATGCCGAACTCGTCTTTCAGGCGGTTGTCCCGGTGGGTGATTCCCACTCCGGCGATCCATTTTCCGAGATCGCGGTGGAGGGTGTATTGCTGGACCTCCAGCGTGTTGTCATCCAGTTCCAGGATGTGTTTCGTGCCGACACCCCAGTTCTCCGCGATGCGGGTGTAGGTGCGGAGATCGATGCGGTTGGAGTCCTGGAACACCGGGTGGTTGTCCAGCGTCCGGTAGCCGATGGAAAAGTAGAAGTCCTGGGTCGCCTGGAAGGTCACCGACGTGGCGAACTCGGTGAAGCCCGATCCTCCGTCGAACAGCGGGAACTGGGTTTCCAGGTTCACCGTCATCCATGGCAGGGGTCTCCAGCCGAGGTCGTTGTAGAGGTTGGAGAAACTGCTGCCGGACTGCTCATCCTCCAGGAAGGTGTCCATGTAGGTGTCCAGGAACAGCCACTCGTAGGACTGGCCGTCCCGCTTGGTGATCAGCCGGTTCCTCGCACCCAGCCGGAGCGTGTTCCAGTCCTGGAAGTCATCGATGGCGGTGTAGCGGTTCGGTGAGAGCGGCCGCGGGCGGGTGGTGAAGGTGAGGCGGTCGATCTTCGGCTGCAGCTCGTCCAGTTCATCCGCGGAGAGGAGCGACCAGTTCGCGTAGGGCTGGAGGACGTGGAGCAGGCCGTCGATGCCCCACTTGTGGTTCTGGATGGAGACATAGTCCTTGGAGAACTTCAGCGACGCCTCCGCGCCGAGGTGGTAGATCATCCGGTCGAAGTTGCTGGCCGGGCCGTCCACGGAGTCGTAGCGGGTGTAGCCGATGCCGGCGTGCGGGACGAAGCTCAGCCAGCCGCCGAAGTTCATCGGCATCGAGAAGTCATGGAACGTGTGGAGGCGGGTGAAGCCGGTGTCGATCAGTTGGTGGCGGAGGGCATCCGCCTTGGCTAGGTTCACCGCCCCCCCGGCGTCCTGATAGGCGAGGATCTGGCGGGCCAGGATCAGCTCGTAGCCGCCCAGTTGGCTGAGGTAGCGCGGGCGGTCACCCACCGGGCCATCCAGAAGCGGCCGGATGATCGAATTTTTCCGGACATCGGATGTCTGGTCACCAAGGACCGAGAAAGACGTGCTGCCCTCGTGCAGGATCGGCAGCCCGAACAACGGGCCGCGCGCCTGGTCGTAGGCGATTTCCGGATGGCGGGTGTCCGTCCGGTAGAAATCATTCAGGCGGAAGCGCCCGTAGAGGGAGAGCAGGGATTTCTCATCCCGGCGGAAGATGCCCAGCGTGTTGTCCGGGAAAGGATCCTCACCATAGTTTTTCGGGTCGAAGTCCTCCAGATAGTAGAGGTCGCTGAGAAAGGTCAGGTTGGCGTCCGCGTGCCATTCCGCCTGGTCGGGGACTTCAAATGGAAAGCGCTGCTTCAACTGGAGCTGGTAGCGGTCCTCGTTCACGGAGTTCCGGTTCACCCCGGAGCGGGAGATGTCCGGGTTGAGGTCGTTCAGATAGTAGAGGCTGAGGCCCGTGATGTTGGTGTTCGAAGTGTCCGTGGCATCCTTCAGGGCGAGGCCGAACCCCACACCCCGGCGGGCGCGGAAGTCGAAATGCCATTTCGAGAGCAACCAGGGATCCGCCCCGGTGGACTCATCCCCGCCCAGCATGATGCCGTAGCTGTTGAGCAGGTAGGGACCCCAGTTCGTCCGGGCTCCGGGGATGAAATGGTAGCCCAGTTCGGAGTCGAGGGGCTGGCTGAGGTAGGGCAGCCAGAACACGGGCGTGTCCCCCGCGTAGAGCTTCATGTTCCGGAAGACGATCTTTTCCCCCGGATAGACATTCGTCTGACCGGCCCGCACCCAGTAGCTGGGGTCCTGGGAGTCGTCGGTCGTGATCCCGGCGTCCTCCCCCACGAAGACCTGCTTGCCGTTGATGGTCTGGACCTGGAATTTTCCGGCTTCGAGGAAAATGGGATCGACCGAGGCGCGCAGGCCGGTGGTGTCGAGCTGCTTGGTCTCGTAGAAATAAACCGTGCGGTCCCCTTTCTGGGCGAGATTGCCTTGATAGAGGGTGACGTTGCCCTCGAAGGTGATGGACTTCGCGACCATGTCCAGCACCGCGCTGTCGGCGAAAATCTCCAGCCCGTTGTCTCCGGTCAGCTTCACCGGTCCGCGGGCGCGGATCTTGTCCTTCACGTTGCCTTCCAGTCCGTTGTTGGTGAGTTTGATGTTCTCCGGCAGGGATGCCATCCCCTCCACCTGGGTGCCGAAGGCGATCTCCGGAGCGGGCACCGGGGTGATCATGTCCACGGCGGGGCCGACGTTGCCATCCGGCTGGATTTCAGGGGGATTCGGCGTGGCGGGCAGCGGTGCGGGAGCCGGGGCAGGCACTGCCGGGACGGGTGCGGGAACCGGCGCATCCTGTGCGTGGAGCGGGGAAAGGAGCAGCGGACCGGAGATCAGCGCGACGAGCTTGGACATCGCCGTGATAAGAGTTTGACGGGGGGCCGAAGTAAAGAGGGAAAGCCGGACGAACCCTGCGTCCGGCTGGTGGTCCTGTCTTGCCGCGCTCGATTTCTTACGGAGTTGTCCGGTGGAGGGAGAGGGGGAATGGCTCCGTCCCCTCTTTTCATTTGCCGGGAAGCCGCCTATGAATGTCCCGCCGTGAGCATCGCCACCCGTTCCATCATCGTCACCGGAGGCGCGGGCTTCATCGGCTCCCATCTCGTCCGCCGCCTGCTCGCGGACGGCCACCGCGTCCTGAACATCGACAAGCTCACGTATGCGGGGAATCTCCTCTCGCTTGCGGATGTCAGCGGCCACCCCGCCTACTCGTTCCTCCAGGCGGACATCGCCGACGCCCGCGTGATGCATGAGGCATTTTCGTCGTTCCGGCCGGACGTCGTTTTCCACCTCGCGGCGGAAAGCCATGTTGACCGGTCGATCACCGGGCCGATGGCGTTCATCGAAACCAACGTCACGGGGACGGCCACGCTTCTCCAGGCGGCCCTGGAGACATGGCACCGTCATCCGCGCCCGGAGGATTTCCGTTTCATCCACGTTTCGACCGACGAAGTGTTCGGTGCGCTGGGCGACGAAGGCGTGTTCACGGAAAGCAGCCCTTATCAACCGCGCTCACCCTACTCCGCCAGCAAGGCCGCCAGCGACCACCTGGTGCGCGCCTGGGGGGAAACCTACGGCCTGCCCTTCATCATCACCAACAGCTCCAACAACTACGGACCCAGCCAACACCCGGAAAAGTTGATCCCGCTGGCGATCACCCGCGCCCTCCGCGGCGAGCCGATCCCCATCTATGGCAACGGCACCCAGGTGCGGGACTGGCTGCACGTTCTCGACCACTGCGATGCCCTCGTCCGCGTGGCCACGCTCGGCCGCAACCACGAAACCTACCTCATCGGCGGTGGCAATGAGTGGCGGAACCTCGATCTCGTCCATGAACTGTGCCGGATTCTGGACCGGCTGGCCCCGAAGTCCTCCGGGGGCAGCTATGCGGAACAGATCACCTTCGTGGCGGACCGCCCCGGGCATGACTTCCGCTACGCGCTGGACGCCGCGAAGGTCCGTGCCCACACCGGCTGGGCACCGGATGTCACGCGCGAGGGATTCGCCTCCACCGTGGAGTGGTACCTCGGAAGGTAGCGGAGGTTGTGAGACCTTCGGTTGGGATGCTTTTCTATCATCCCACGATGCCGCAGCAGATGGATGCCGTCCATTTCCTGACGATAGCCGCAAGGCGGATGCCATTCACCCAGCCGAAGGTCTCACGGCCTCCGCTACCTCCATTGGTGCCTCATGAATTTCTTTCATCCTCCATAACAGGCTCATGGCATAGGCCATGCTAACTCCGGCATCTTCCGATGCTGAAGAAACTGTTCCACCTCGGCTCCGCCTTCGCGCCGCTGCTCGTCGCCTGTGTCCTCGCGGGGCATCTGCGTGCGCAGGAAGCGCCCTCCGCATCCCCGCGCCAGCTCATCGCCAACGCGGTTTCCGCCGCCACCCCGGATGAGCAGAAGGACCTGATCCTGGCGATGAGGGGCACTCCTTCCCCCGAGATTGTCGGGTGGCTGGAGAAGTGGAAGGGCGGGGAAATCTACGTCCACACCAGTGATGACGGGACGGCGGTCACCGCATTGCTCCTCACCGGCCAGCCGAATGCCGATGGGGCCAGCGCCGCGGTGAAGGTGGCGGACGGCACGCCCTTCACCGGCGCTGACGGGCAGCCCATTCTCATCAATCCGGATGAAGTCCCCGCAGCCGACACCACCTCCGCCATCCGCCGGGCGATGAAGGAAGTCTCCGATCTCGCCGCGCTCGCGGACCCGGATCCGGTCCGCCGCCTGCGTGCCGTCAAGGACTCCGCCATCGGCCAGAATCCGGAAAAGCTCCCCGGCCTGCAACTGCTGGAAAAGACGGAGAAAGACGGAAAAATCCAACGGGCGCTCCGCGAATCCATCGCTCTCATCCAGCTCAAATCTTCCGTTCCCGCGGAAAAAATCTCCGCCTGCAAGACCTTGGGCGAACTCCACTCCCTCGCCGCACAGGATGCCCTGCGGACGCTGCTCAAGGAGGCCCAGACCGCCAATGACAAGCCCCTCGCATCCGCCGCGCAGACCGCCATTGATTCCATCAACGGCCACGTTTCACGGATCAACGCCGCGGGAACCGCCTTCCGTGGTCTTTCCCTTGGTTCGGTGCTGCTGGTGGTCGCCATCGGCCTGGCCATCACCTTCGGCCTCATGGGGGTCATCAACATGGCCCACGGCGAGTTCATCGCGGTGGGGGCCTACACCACCTATGTCATCCAGAACGTCTTCGCCGCCGGCCTGAAACTCTCGCCCTTCGGCTTCTCCCTCAGCATCCCCGGCTTCAATGTGGCGGGCGGGGACAACACCTACTTCATCCTCGCCATCCCCGCGAGCTTCCTCATCGCCGCGCTGGTGGGCATCCTGCTGGAACGTTCTGTCATCCAGTTCCTCTACAAGCGGCCGCTGGAGTCCCTGCTGGCCACCTGGGGCATCTCGCTGGTCATGCAGCAGATCCTCAAGTTCGTTTTCGGGTCGAACAACGTGCAGGTCAACAGCCCCGCATGGCTCTCCGGGAACTGGACCGTGAATGACGTCATCTTCGGCTGGAACCGCCTGTTCGTCATCGGCTTCGCCGTCCTCATCATCGCCGGCACCTGGCTGGTGCTCAACAAGACCTCCCTCGGCCTGCTCATCCGCGCGGTGATGCAGAACCGCAACATGGCCGCCTGCATGGGCGTGAGGACGGAACGGGTGAACACGATGACCTTCGCCTTCGGCTGCGGCCTGGCCGGGCTGGCGGGCGCGTTCCTTTCCCAGATCGGCAACGTGGGGCCGACCATGGGCCAGCTCTACATCGTGGATTCCTTCATGACCGTCGTCGTGGGCGGTGTCGGCAACATCGTCGGCACGGTGATCAGCGCGCTGGGCATCGGCGTGGCGGACCAGACCTTCCAGCAATACCTCGGCAATCCGGTGATCGGCAAGATCCTCGTCCTCGGTGCGATCATCCTCTTCCTGCAATGGCGTCCCGCAGGCCTCTTCGTCACCCGGTCCCGCAGCCTCGACTAACCCAATGACCAAAACACCGCTCACCAGCCGGATCCATCTCCCGCTCCTCATCGCCTGCGCGATCATCCTCGTCATTGTCATCCCCCTGCTGCATTCGTTCGGGTTCATCTCGGACTTCACGCTGGGGAACTGGGGGAAATATCTCTGCTACGGCATCCTGGCGATCTCCATTGATTTGCTCTGGGGCTACACCGGCCTGCTCTGCCTGGGACAGGCCCTCTTCTTCACGCTGGGCGGCTACATGATGGGCATGCACCTCGTGCGCATGGCGGGGACCACGGAGCTGCCGACCTTCCTGACCATGGTCGGGCGCAATGACTGGCCGGTGTTTTTCCAGCCGTTCTCCAGCTTCACCTTCGCCCTGCTGGCCATGGTGCTGGTGCCGGGCGTCCTGGCCTACATCTTCGGCTACCTCGCCTTCCGGTCGCGCATCAAGGGCGTGTATTTCTCCATTCTCACCCAGGCGCTCACCTACGGCGCTGCGCTGCTGTTCTTCCGCAACGAACTGCTGATGGGCGGCAACAACGGCTTCACCAACTTCGACACGCTCCTCGGCTTCTCCCTGCGCGAAGTCGGCACCAAGCGCGGCCTCTACATCGCCACCGCCATCCTCCTGATCTCCGTCGTCGCGCTCTGCAAATGGCTGACCGGTTCCCGCTTCGGCCTGATCCAGCGGGCGATCCGGGATTCGGAAAACCGCGTGTTGTTCTCCGGCTACTCCACGGCGAACTTCAAGCTGTTCGTGTTCGTCATCAGCGCGGTCATCGCCAGCTTCGCGGGCGCGCTGTTCGTTCCACAGGTGGGCATCATCAACCCCAGCGAGATGGAGACGGGCAAGTCGCTGGAGGCCGTCGTCTGGGTCGCCCTCGGTGGGCGCGGCACCATCATCGGGCCGGTGCTGGGGGCGATCAGCGTGAATGCCCTCAAGAGCTGGGCATCCTCCGGAGCCACGGCGGATTTCTGGCCGCTGATCCTCGGCGGCTCCTTCGTCCTCGTCGTCCTTTTCATGCCAAAGGGGATCGTCGGCATCCCCGGCCAGGTCCGCGGACTGGTCACCAGACTCACCCGCAAGAAGGAAGAGGAGAAGCCCGCTCCCATCCCCACCTCCGCAACCCTGAAGCCCTGAGCCATGGACGTCTATCCCACCCTGCCACGCAAACCCTTCCTCCTCGCCGCGGAAGGCCTCACCCGCTCCTTCGACGGATTCAAGGCCATCAACGACCTGAATTTCTATCTGGATGAAGGGGAACTCCGCACCGTCATCGGCCCCAACGGAGCGGGCAAGACCACCTTCCTCGACCTGATCACCGGCCGCACCAAGCCGGACGTGGGCACCCTGAAGTGGGACGACGGCCAGCACGATCTGCTGAAGATGAGCGAGTATGAGATCTACCGCCTCGGCATCGGCAGGAAATTCCAGACGCCGACCGTCTACAACGACCACACCGTCACGGAGAACCTCATTCTCTCCCTCGCCGGCTCGCGCGGCATCTGGCACTCCCTTTTCGGCAAGGTGACCGCAGCGCAGAAGGAACGCATCGCGGAGATCCTCTCCATCATCAAGCTCTCCGACCACGCCCACCGCAAGGCCGGGATCCTCGCCCACGGCCAGAAGCAATGGCTGGAGATCGGCATGCTCCTCGCCCAGGACGCGCGCCTGCTGCTGGTGGATGAACCCGCCGCCGGCATGACGGATGAGGAAACCTACCGCACCGGAGAACTCCTGCTCTCCCTGGCGGGCAAGCACACCATCGTCGTCATCGAGCATGACATGACCTTCGTCCGCCAGATCTCCCAGGGCCGGAAAGTCACCGTCCTCCACCAGGGCCATGTGCTCTGCGAAGGCCCCGTCGATCAGGTCCAGTCCGATGAGCGCGTCATCGAAGTCTATCTCGGTCGCAAGTCCAAGGCCGCCTGATCCCAATCATCCCCTTCCCAATCCCCAATCTCTTTTCCGATGCCCGCCACCGCCATCCAGGAAAGCCTCCGCATCTCCAACCTCCGTGTCTCCATCGGCGGCAGCGCCATTCTCCGTGGCATCGATCTCTCGATCCGTCCCCAATCCGTGTTCTGCCTGATGGGCCGGAACGGCGTGGGCAAGTCCACCACCCTCAAGGCACTCACCGGCCTCTATCCGGCGGACTCCGGCAGCTTCATTCTGGATGGCCGGGACATCACCCGCCTCCCGGCCGCGTCCCGCGCCCGCACGGGCCTGGGCTATGTGCCCCAGGGGCGTGACATCTTCCCGCTGCTCACCGTGGAGGAGAACCTCTTCATCGGCGTGAAAGCCCGCGGGGAGAAGATCGACAAGGCCGAAGTGGACCGCATCTACACCCTCTTCCCCATCATCCGCGAGTTCCTCCACCGCAAGGGAGGCATGCTCTCCGGCGGCCAGCAGCAGCAACTCGCCATCGGCCGCGCCCTGCTCACGAAGCCGAAACTCCTGATCCTGGACGAGCCGACGGAGGGCATCCAGCCGAACATCATCGACCAGATCGGCGACGCCATCAGGATGCTCCGGGAAGAGGGCCGCATGAGCATCCTGCTCGTCGAACAGTACCTCGACTTCTGCAAGGAGCTTGGGGATGACTTCGCCATCCTGGAGCGTGGATCCGTGGCCGTTTCGGGAACGATGGACGAACTCACCGATGGCGTGGTGAAGGAGTTCCTCACCGTCTAGACAAGCCTCCCCCTTCCTTCCTCCTGATCTCCAGAGGGACGCATCCGCGTCCCTCTTTCCGTTTCCACGCCATCGCGGGAACGATTGCCAAAGTCACGGCATATCCGCCATTTCCACGCTTCATGCGCCAGATTCATATCAGGCGGAGCTACGGATGAATTCCTCTGATGGAAGGCTCTAACAACTACTATAAATTTAATAGAATCAGCCTTCCGTGGAAAATCATGGCACGGATCAAGCATTACACGGGAGCCAGACGATCAGACTGATCGCGCCATACCAATAAGCAGCCTAACCATGAAAAAACATCACAGTCGCACCCGCTTCGTCACCCCGCTCCTTGCGCTCGCCCTCTCCGCCGGGGCCATGGCTGGAGTCGTGGAAAGCACCACCACCACCACCACCGTCACCGCCGCCGAAAAGGAGGATTTCCTCACGGGAACCCTGAGCTTCGACGCGAATTCGCACTTCATCTCCTATGGATGGGATGTCTGGGGGGACGGCAGCTCCCTTTCCCGCTACGCGTTCAATCCGTCCCTTGAATTCGCATGGGAACTTCCCGGCGGCTTCACCGCGACCCTCGGCACCTGGTGGGATGTCAACGCGAAGCCCGTTGGCCTCGCTCCCGGCACTCCGGAATCGCCGATCGGCGGCAAGATCCAGGAGATCGATGTCTGGGCGGGCCTCGCCTACAACGTCGGGGACTTCACCGCCAAGGTCACCTACCAGAACTGGTTCTACGGAAGCGAGACAGAGGAAGTCCT
The nucleotide sequence above comes from Akkermansiaceae bacterium. Encoded proteins:
- the urtC gene encoding urea ABC transporter permease subunit UrtC, whose protein sequence is MTKTPLTSRIHLPLLIACAIILVIVIPLLHSFGFISDFTLGNWGKYLCYGILAISIDLLWGYTGLLCLGQALFFTLGGYMMGMHLVRMAGTTELPTFLTMVGRNDWPVFFQPFSSFTFALLAMVLVPGVLAYIFGYLAFRSRIKGVYFSILTQALTYGAALLFFRNELLMGGNNGFTNFDTLLGFSLREVGTKRGLYIATAILLISVVALCKWLTGSRFGLIQRAIRDSENRVLFSGYSTANFKLFVFVISAVIASFAGALFVPQVGIINPSEMETGKSLEAVVWVALGGRGTIIGPVLGAISVNALKSWASSGATADFWPLILGGSFVLVVLFMPKGIVGIPGQVRGLVTRLTRKKEEEKPAPIPTSATLKP
- the urtE gene encoding urea ABC transporter ATP-binding subunit UrtE, whose protein sequence is MPATAIQESLRISNLRVSIGGSAILRGIDLSIRPQSVFCLMGRNGVGKSTTLKALTGLYPADSGSFILDGRDITRLPAASRARTGLGYVPQGRDIFPLLTVEENLFIGVKARGEKIDKAEVDRIYTLFPIIREFLHRKGGMLSGGQQQQLAIGRALLTKPKLLILDEPTEGIQPNIIDQIGDAIRMLREEGRMSILLVEQYLDFCKELGDDFAILERGSVAVSGTMDELTDGVVKEFLTV
- the urtD gene encoding urea ABC transporter ATP-binding protein UrtD, with the translated sequence MPRKPFLLAAEGLTRSFDGFKAINDLNFYLDEGELRTVIGPNGAGKTTFLDLITGRTKPDVGTLKWDDGQHDLLKMSEYEIYRLGIGRKFQTPTVYNDHTVTENLILSLAGSRGIWHSLFGKVTAAQKERIAEILSIIKLSDHAHRKAGILAHGQKQWLEIGMLLAQDARLLLVDEPAAGMTDEETYRTGELLLSLAGKHTIVVIEHDMTFVRQISQGRKVTVLHQGHVLCEGPVDQVQSDERVIEVYLGRKSKAA
- the rfbB gene encoding dTDP-glucose 4,6-dehydratase, whose amino-acid sequence is MAPSPLFICREAAYECPAVSIATRSIIVTGGAGFIGSHLVRRLLADGHRVLNIDKLTYAGNLLSLADVSGHPAYSFLQADIADARVMHEAFSSFRPDVVFHLAAESHVDRSITGPMAFIETNVTGTATLLQAALETWHRHPRPEDFRFIHVSTDEVFGALGDEGVFTESSPYQPRSPYSASKAASDHLVRAWGETYGLPFIITNSSNNYGPSQHPEKLIPLAITRALRGEPIPIYGNGTQVRDWLHVLDHCDALVRVATLGRNHETYLIGGGNEWRNLDLVHELCRILDRLAPKSSGGSYAEQITFVADRPGHDFRYALDAAKVRAHTGWAPDVTREGFASTVEWYLGR
- the lptD gene encoding LPS assembly protein LptD — its product is MSKLVALISGPLLLSPLHAQDAPVPAPVPAVPAPAPAPLPATPNPPEIQPDGNVGPAVDMITPVPAPEIAFGTQVEGMASLPENIKLTNNGLEGNVKDKIRARGPVKLTGDNGLEIFADSAVLDMVAKSITFEGNVTLYQGNLAQKGDRTVYFYETKQLDTTGLRASVDPIFLEAGKFQVQTINGKQVFVGEDAGITTDDSQDPSYWVRAGQTNVYPGEKIVFRNMKLYAGDTPVFWLPYLSQPLDSELGYHFIPGARTNWGPYLLNSYGIMLGGDESTGADPWLLSKWHFDFRARRGVGFGLALKDATDTSNTNITGLSLYYLNDLNPDISRSGVNRNSVNEDRYQLQLKQRFPFEVPDQAEWHADANLTFLSDLYYLEDFDPKNYGEDPFPDNTLGIFRRDEKSLLSLYGRFRLNDFYRTDTRHPEIAYDQARGPLFGLPILHEGSTSFSVLGDQTSDVRKNSIIRPLLDGPVGDRPRYLSQLGGYELILARQILAYQDAGGAVNLAKADALRHQLIDTGFTRLHTFHDFSMPMNFGGWLSFVPHAGIGYTRYDSVDGPASNFDRMIYHLGAEASLKFSKDYVSIQNHKWGIDGLLHVLQPYANWSLLSADELDELQPKIDRLTFTTRPRPLSPNRYTAIDDFQDWNTLRLGARNRLITKRDGQSYEWLFLDTYMDTFLEDEQSGSSFSNLYNDLGWRPLPWMTVNLETQFPLFDGGSGFTEFATSVTFQATQDFYFSIGYRTLDNHPVFQDSNRIDLRTYTRIAENWGVGTKHILELDDNTLEVQQYTLHRDLGKWIAGVGITHRDNRLKDEFGIMFSLTLRDLPSASLPFTLDAE
- the urtB gene encoding urea ABC transporter permease subunit UrtB — protein: MLKKLFHLGSAFAPLLVACVLAGHLRAQEAPSASPRQLIANAVSAATPDEQKDLILAMRGTPSPEIVGWLEKWKGGEIYVHTSDDGTAVTALLLTGQPNADGASAAVKVADGTPFTGADGQPILINPDEVPAADTTSAIRRAMKEVSDLAALADPDPVRRLRAVKDSAIGQNPEKLPGLQLLEKTEKDGKIQRALRESIALIQLKSSVPAEKISACKTLGELHSLAAQDALRTLLKEAQTANDKPLASAAQTAIDSINGHVSRINAAGTAFRGLSLGSVLLVVAIGLAITFGLMGVINMAHGEFIAVGAYTTYVIQNVFAAGLKLSPFGFSLSIPGFNVAGGDNTYFILAIPASFLIAALVGILLERSVIQFLYKRPLESLLATWGISLVMQQILKFVFGSNNVQVNSPAWLSGNWTVNDVIFGWNRLFVIGFAVLIIAGTWLVLNKTSLGLLIRAVMQNRNMAACMGVRTERVNTMTFAFGCGLAGLAGAFLSQIGNVGPTMGQLYIVDSFMTVVVGGVGNIVGTVISALGIGVADQTFQQYLGNPVIGKILVLGAIILFLQWRPAGLFVTRSRSLD
- a CDS encoding NAD(P)H-dependent oxidoreductase, with the translated sequence MTPSQTPLLDALKWRYATKKFDPTRRIPEEIWETLEHSLSLTPSSFGLQPWQFLVIGNPEIRAALRTESWGQAQLTDASHLVVFTVKKNLGEEDISRWVARLAEVQSTPLEVLAPLQSIISGFVAPMDDDQRRAWNTRQIYIALGQFMAAAAVLGIDTCPLEGINPAGYDRVLGLEETDYATVVACAAGYRAEDDRYASMPKARFAREAVIRHI